From one Nitrospirota bacterium genomic stretch:
- a CDS encoding PilZ domain-containing protein encodes MASKNGKNYERRKQNTNVEFNDRRKTEQRGQEMVVSEDRRRLSSQVRSHEREVFKIPVSLQIEEKEIRGYTHDISPTGLLVICDMKLRIDTPITLQFSFGNVCNLNISGLIVSCRGNSIGIKFSEIREWEQKILDFAVKELKQNPYTKDQSVLNIIISQKKLDDTSKLEGKSKQSRRSSAHTSKFIGWGSFLPSNEILAKDINLRVNAKGYKNVGEVVEALTGIKSRRYADSDVYPSDLAALAAEEALKNAGMDPMDLDVIIFCGISKDFDEPATAVVVQDKIGAKNAYSFDLTNACNGFVSAIDLLDSLISSGRCENGIVVSGEKISIAIDWAPKTKKDFKLNIFSYTIGDAGGAAVMSRTKTGENRGIQGRWFSTESSYWRLALAGTLEGFNSHNKFFRSEGLDLEKAAIKCVPQGIEEITNQLGWSVSSIDMVFPHQIPVTLTENLYHKTLGIAPEKLFWTFPKYGNLATASMPVAVCEAIKANRVKPEDKILFLGVAAGFSIGIVGLRF; translated from the coding sequence ATGGCATCTAAAAATGGTAAAAACTATGAGCGACGAAAGCAGAATACCAATGTTGAGTTCAATGATCGTAGAAAAACGGAGCAAAGAGGGCAGGAAATGGTTGTTTCTGAGGATCGGCGGCGGTTATCTTCTCAAGTTCGTAGCCATGAGCGGGAAGTTTTTAAAATTCCCGTAAGTTTACAGATAGAAGAAAAAGAGATACGAGGATATACACATGATATCAGTCCGACAGGCCTTCTTGTAATCTGTGACATGAAATTAAGGATAGACACTCCGATAACGCTTCAATTTTCATTTGGAAATGTGTGTAATTTGAATATATCAGGGCTTATTGTTTCTTGTCGCGGAAATTCAATTGGGATTAAATTTTCTGAGATTCGGGAATGGGAACAAAAAATATTGGATTTTGCCGTAAAAGAACTAAAACAAAACCCATACACTAAAGATCAATCTGTTTTAAATATTATCATTTCCCAAAAGAAATTGGATGATACCTCAAAGCTAGAGGGAAAATCTAAACAGTCTCGCCGTTCTTCCGCTCACACTTCTAAATTTATAGGATGGGGATCCTTTCTCCCTTCTAATGAAATTCTAGCAAAGGATATTAACCTAAGGGTTAATGCCAAGGGATATAAAAACGTAGGCGAAGTAGTTGAAGCTCTCACGGGAATAAAATCCAGACGGTATGCAGATTCAGATGTTTATCCCTCCGATTTAGCTGCGCTCGCGGCAGAAGAGGCTTTAAAGAATGCAGGTATGGACCCGATGGATCTAGATGTTATTATTTTCTGCGGAATTTCAAAAGATTTCGATGAACCGGCAACAGCGGTTGTGGTTCAAGATAAAATTGGGGCAAAAAATGCTTATTCTTTTGATTTAACCAATGCTTGTAATGGTTTTGTCTCTGCTATAGATTTGTTGGATAGCTTGATATCTTCCGGCCGATGTGAGAATGGCATAGTGGTGTCCGGGGAAAAAATTTCAATAGCCATAGATTGGGCACCTAAGACTAAGAAGGATTTTAAATTAAACATTTTTTCATACACGATTGGAGATGCCGGAGGAGCGGCCGTAATGAGCCGGACTAAAACAGGAGAAAATAGGGGAATCCAAGGACGATGGTTTTCTACGGAAAGTTCTTATTGGAGATTAGCTTTAGCAGGGACGTTAGAGGGTTTTAATTCCCATAATAAATTCTTTCGATCTGAAGGATTAGATCTGGAAAAAGCAGCAATAAAATGTGTTCCTCAGGGAATTGAGGAAATCACAAATCAACTTGGTTGGTCAGTTTCCTCAATTGATATGGTTTTCCCACATCAAATTCCAGTTACATTAACCGAAAATTTATATCATAAAACCTTAGGGATTGCTCCCGAGAAACTTTTTTGGACATTCCCAAAATATGGAAATCTTGCCACCGCAAGTATGCCAGTTGCTGTTTGTGAAGCAATTAAAGCCAATAGGGTAAAACCTGAAGATAAAATATTATTTCTTGGTGTGGCCGCTGGTTTTAGCATTGGAATTGTAGGGCTAAGATTTTGA
- the ilvD gene encoding dihydroxy-acid dehydratase, which yields MSKENKNSRVILEGTDRAPSRAMLKSVGFTDKDLDRPIIGIANTWTEVGPCNYHLRRLAEKVKEGVRAAGGTPMEFNTITISDGITMGTEGMKTSLISREVIADSIELVGRGNMFDGVVALSGCDKTIPGTVMALIRLNVPSLMLYGGSIMPGHYHDKDITIQDVFEAVGAHGKGKISDQELKEIEETACPGAGACGGQFTANTMATAMEIMGISPAGSGSVPAMDPKKDEVAFKAGITVMEMVKNNIRPSQIIKRHSIENAISSIATTGGSTNGVLHLLAIAKEAGIPLKIEDFEDISSRTPLLVDLKPGGRFVANDLYQAGGITLVGKRLLDGGILHPDEMTVTGRTIGDEVRQAKETPGQKVVHPLSDPIKKTGGLVILKGNLSPEGSVVKLVGYERLFHEGPVRVFDREEDAFKAVQKGEIKAGDVVAIRYEGPVGGPGMREMLGVTSALMGAGLGDSVALLTDGRFSGATRGLMVGHVAPEAACGGPIAALRDGDIVTFDIAKRELRVNLTGEEIKNRLKSWSPPPPRYKSGVMAKYARLVSSAATGATTG from the coding sequence ATGTCAAAAGAAAATAAAAACAGCCGGGTGATTTTAGAAGGCACGGACAGAGCTCCTTCTCGGGCGATGTTAAAGTCCGTTGGTTTTACCGATAAGGACCTGGATCGTCCGATTATTGGAATTGCCAATACCTGGACAGAAGTCGGACCTTGTAACTACCACCTGAGACGTCTTGCAGAGAAAGTAAAGGAAGGTGTCCGGGCCGCCGGGGGAACCCCGATGGAATTTAACACCATTACCATTTCCGACGGAATTACCATGGGAACAGAAGGGATGAAAACGTCTCTTATCAGCCGGGAGGTTATTGCCGATTCCATTGAATTGGTAGGCCGGGGGAATATGTTTGACGGCGTCGTTGCCCTTTCCGGCTGTGATAAAACCATTCCCGGAACCGTGATGGCTTTGATTCGGCTGAATGTGCCCTCGCTCATGCTTTATGGCGGGTCGATTATGCCCGGTCATTATCACGATAAGGATATTACCATTCAAGATGTCTTTGAGGCAGTAGGGGCGCATGGAAAAGGGAAAATAAGCGATCAGGAATTAAAAGAAATTGAAGAAACCGCCTGTCCTGGTGCAGGCGCCTGCGGGGGCCAGTTTACGGCCAATACGATGGCTACCGCGATGGAAATTATGGGAATCTCGCCGGCCGGAAGTGGAAGCGTTCCCGCGATGGATCCTAAAAAAGATGAAGTGGCTTTTAAGGCCGGGATCACCGTTATGGAAATGGTTAAGAATAATATTCGGCCGAGCCAGATTATTAAACGCCATTCGATTGAAAATGCGATCTCTTCTATCGCGACAACCGGAGGTTCGACCAACGGCGTTCTTCACCTTCTTGCGATTGCCAAAGAGGCCGGAATTCCCTTAAAAATTGAAGACTTTGAGGATATTAGTTCAAGAACTCCTTTACTTGTTGATTTGAAGCCGGGAGGACGGTTTGTCGCAAACGATCTTTACCAGGCCGGTGGAATAACCCTGGTCGGCAAGAGGTTATTGGATGGAGGAATTCTTCATCCTGATGAAATGACGGTTACCGGTCGAACCATTGGGGATGAAGTTCGTCAGGCTAAAGAGACGCCCGGACAAAAGGTGGTTCATCCGCTTTCAGACCCGATTAAAAAAACCGGAGGACTGGTGATTTTAAAAGGAAATCTTTCCCCGGAAGGTTCTGTGGTGAAACTGGTGGGCTACGAAAGACTTTTTCACGAAGGACCCGTTCGTGTGTTTGATCGCGAAGAAGACGCGTTTAAGGCGGTTCAAAAAGGGGAGATCAAGGCTGGCGACGTGGTAGCGATTCGATACGAAGGTCCGGTCGGAGGACCCGGAATGCGCGAAATGTTAGGCGTGACCAGCGCTCTTATGGGAGCAGGCCTGGGAGATTCCGTAGCTTTATTGACCGACGGGAGATTTTCCGGGGCCACCCGCGGCCTTATGGTCGGGCATGTCGCTCCTGAGGCCGCTTGCGGCGGGCCGATTGCCGCCCTGCGGGATGGCGATATCGTTACGTTTGACATCGCAAAAAGAGAACTGCGTGTAAACTTGACCGGAGAAGAGATCAAAAACCGGTTGAAATCCTGGAGTCCTCCGCCGCCCCGCTATAAAAGCGGTGTGATGGCGAAATATGCCAGGCTGGTTTCATCTGCGGCAACAGGCGCCACCACAGGGTAA
- a CDS encoding glutaredoxin, which translates to MENSIEQEIKKEIAENKILIYGKGTKGMPQCGFTMETIKFFSKYGYPFEVVDVLRSPEKRTLLSQMTNWPTLPKVFINGEFYGDTDILDEMEKKGEVKPLLDKSFGKIT; encoded by the coding sequence ATGGAAAATTCAATCGAACAGGAAATTAAAAAAGAAATTGCTGAAAATAAAATTTTAATTTATGGAAAAGGAACCAAGGGGATGCCCCAGTGTGGTTTTACCATGGAAACGATTAAATTTTTCAGCAAATATGGTTATCCTTTTGAAGTGGTTGATGTTTTAAGAAGTCCGGAAAAGAGGACCTTGCTTTCACAAATGACCAATTGGCCCACCCTTCCCAAGGTTTTTATTAATGGGGAGTTTTATGGTGATACAGATATATTGGATGAAATGGAAAAAAAGGGGGAGGTTAAACCTCTTTTAGATAAGTCATTTGGTAAAATAACTTAA
- a CDS encoding BolA family transcriptional regulator encodes MISQETLTSFIRKIMPDAVVEVVDRTGTMDHFKVSIISNGFKGKNLLDRQRFVYQALDEPMKDGRIHALEIKSYTPEERPS; translated from the coding sequence ATGATTAGTCAAGAGACATTAACCTCTTTTATCCGCAAAATAATGCCTGATGCGGTTGTCGAGGTCGTGGATCGAACAGGAACCATGGATCATTTTAAAGTGTCCATTATTTCTAATGGTTTTAAAGGAAAAAATCTGTTAGACCGGCAGCGGTTTGTGTATCAAGCTTTAGATGAGCCAATGAAAGATGGCAGAATTCATGCACTTGAAATTAAATCTTATACGCCTGAGGAGCGTCCGAGCTAG
- a CDS encoding HPF/RaiA family ribosome-associated protein has protein sequence MKIPLQITVHNLSLSEAAEIDIREKAANLDSLYPNITGCRVVVDAPHRHQQKGVLYNVRIDLTVPGKEFIIRREAHEDVYVSIRDAFDAARRQLEEFDRRQRGVVKTHGEVLPVAQVIRLFPEKGYGFIETHDGREVYFHRNSVSNGNFEHLKVGSDVRFVEELGEKGPQASTVQVLGRLH, from the coding sequence ATGAAAATACCATTACAGATCACTGTCCACAATCTCTCGCTTTCCGAGGCGGCTGAGATAGATATTCGGGAAAAGGCGGCGAATCTTGATTCTCTTTATCCTAACATTACCGGTTGCCGGGTGGTGGTAGATGCTCCTCACCGACACCAGCAGAAGGGGGTGTTATACAACGTCCGGATTGATTTGACCGTTCCAGGCAAGGAGTTCATTATCAGGCGGGAAGCGCATGAGGATGTCTATGTTTCCATTCGGGACGCCTTTGACGCCGCGCGGCGTCAACTGGAAGAATTTGACCGGCGTCAGCGGGGCGTTGTGAAGACCCACGGAGAGGTGTTGCCGGTCGCCCAGGTTATTCGCCTCTTTCCAGAAAAAGGATATGGGTTTATTGAAACCCATGACGGACGCGAAGTTTATTTCCATCGTAACAGCGTTTCAAATGGAAATTTTGAGCATTTGAAAGTTGGATCTGATGTCCGTTTCGTGGAAGAACTGGGAGAAAAGGGGCCTCAGGCAAGCACCGTCCAGGTTCTGGGAAGGCTCCACTGA
- a CDS encoding Hsp20/alpha crystallin family protein yields the protein MNLVRWDPFKEIAEVSDRLKNIFSGTLPRRVGDKEALTLVDWVPVVDISETEKEYLIQAELPELKKEEVKVSVQDGVLTLQGERHQEKEEKGKKVHRIERSYGCFERSFTIPGDADENQVSAEFKEGVLNIHLPKSEKLKPKTVEVKVT from the coding sequence ATGAATCTCGTGCGATGGGATCCATTTAAGGAAATTGCCGAGGTCTCCGATCGGCTAAAAAATATTTTTAGCGGAACGTTGCCCCGGCGCGTAGGGGACAAAGAAGCTCTCACACTGGTGGATTGGGTGCCAGTGGTCGATATTAGTGAAACAGAGAAGGAGTATTTGATTCAGGCCGAGTTGCCTGAGCTGAAGAAAGAGGAGGTTAAGGTTTCAGTCCAGGATGGTGTGCTGACCCTTCAGGGAGAGCGCCATCAGGAGAAAGAAGAAAAAGGGAAAAAGGTTCATCGGATTGAACGTTCGTATGGATGTTTCGAACGGAGTTTTACGATTCCCGGTGATGCGGACGAGAATCAGGTTTCAGCCGAATTTAAAGAAGGCGTATTGAATATTCACCTCCCCAAATCGGAAAAATTGAAACCAAAAACGGTGGAGGTGAAGGTAACCTGA